The Ralstonia pickettii DTP0602 genome segment TCCAGCGGTGCGATCACACGCCTTGGCGCGCGCGTGCATCGCACCTACGTGCGCGACGACGGCCGCAAGATACAGCCGTACGCAACGATGAACTGGTGGCACACCAGCACCGACAGCAATATCTCGTTCAACAAGTTACCGCTGGGCAGCCTGTATCCGACCAACCGCTATGAGCTCAAGCTCGGCGTCAATGCCGATTTCGGCAAGCGCTGGACCGGCTGGGCCAATGTGGGCGGCGCATGGGGCGCGCAGCGCTACTACCAGTACGCGGTGCGCGCAGGTATGAAGTACGCTTGGTGAGGCGCGCACCCGCTTGCCGTCCGCCCAATAAAAAAACCGCACCCTGAGGCGCGGTTTTTTTGCTGCCTGCCGTGAGTTACACGGATTCGCGTGAAGCACGCTTGCGCTCGTGCTCCTTCAGGTGGCGCTTGCGCAGGCGGATGCTCTTGGGCGTGAGCTCGACCAGCTCGTCGTCGGCGATGAATTCCACCGCATATTCGAGTGACATCTGGATCGGCGGCACCAGGCGCACGGCTTCGTCGGTACCCGAAGCACGCACGTTGGTCAGCTGCTTGCCCTTGATCGGATTGACGACCAGGTCGTTGTCGCGGCTGTGGATGCCGATGATCATGCCTTCGTACAGCGCATCGCCCGGCTTGACGAACATGCGGCCGCGGTCCTGCAGCTTCCACAGCGCGTAGGCCACGGCGTCGCCGTCGTCCTGCGAGATCAGCACGCCGTTGTGGCGCTCGCCCAGGCCGCCTTCGCGCACCGGCGCGTAGTCGTCGAAGATATGGCTGATCAGGCCGGTGCCGCGCGTCAGCGTCATGAACTCGCCCTGGAAGCCGATCAGGCCACGGGCCGGGATGCGGTATTCCAGGCGGGTACGGCCCTTGCCGTCAGAGGCCATATCGAGCAGTTCGCCCTTGCGGCGGCCCAGCTCTTCCATCACGCCGCCCTGGTGGCCGTCTTCGACGTCCACGGTCAGCAGTTCGTACGGCTCGTTCTTGACGCCGTCAATTTCCTTGAACACCACGCGCGGACGCGACACGGCCAGCTCGTAGCCTTCGCGGCGCATGTTTTCCAGCAGGATGGTCAAGTGCAGTTCGCCGCGGCCAGACACTTCAAAGATGGTGTCGTCGCCGGTATCGGCCACGCGCAGCGCCACGTTCGACTTCAGTTCGCGGTCCAGGCGCTCGCGCAGCTGGCGGCTGGTCACGAACTTGCCTTCACGGCCGGCCAGCGGCGAGGTGTTGACGCAGAAGTTCATGGTCAGCGTCGGCTCATCCACCTTCAGCATCGGCAGCGCGTCCTGGGCGTCCGGCGCACACACGGTGCAGCCGATACCCAGTTCTTCGATGCCGTTGATCAGCACGATGTCGCCGGCTTCGGCCTCGGACACGATCTCGCGCTCCAGGCCCTGGAACTTCAGCACCTGGTTGATGCGGCCCTTGATCGGGTTGCCTTCCGGGCCGAACTTGACCACCACGTCCTGCAGCGGACGGGCGCGGCCACGCGAGATGCGGCCTACGCCGATCTTGCCGACGTAGCTGGAGTAGTCCAGCGAGATGATCTGCAGCTGCAGGGGGCCGTCCCGATCGTCGTCACGCACCGGCACCTTGTCCAGCACGGTCTCGAACAGCGGCTTCATGTCGCCGTCGCGCACGTCTTCGGTCAGGCCGGCAAAGCCGTTCAGGCCCGAAGCGTAGATCACCGGGAAGTCGAGCTGCTCGTCGGTGGCACCCAGCTTGTCGAACAGGTCGAAGGTCTGGTTGATCACCCAGTCCGGACGCGCGCCAGGGCGGTCGATCTTGTTGACCACGACGATCGGCTTCAGGCCCAGCGCCAGCGCCTTGCGCGTGACGAATCGGGTCTGGGGCATCGGGCCTTCGACCGCGTCGACCAGCAGCAGCACGCCGTCGACCATCGACAGCACGCGCTCCACTTCACCGCCGAAGTCGGCGTGGCCCGGGGTGTCGACGATATTGATATGGGTGCCGTTGTATTCGACGGCACAGTTCTTCGCGAGAATCGTGATCCCGCGTTCCTTTTCCAGGTCGTTCGAGTCCATCACCCGCTCAGCGACTTGCTGGTTGTCGCGGAAGGTGCCTGCCTGGCGCAGGAGCTGGTCGACCAGGGTGGTCTTGCCATGATCGACGTGGGCGATGATGGCGATATTTCGGATGGCGCGGGTCATTGCTGCGTCTCGCTTGGAGAATCTGAGGTAACCCAACATTCTAGCATGTTGCGGCGCAAGACGCGTTGACCGGACCCGCCACTTATGCTGTGTTTATCGTTGCGGAAACTGGAATAACCAATTTCCGTTCTTGCTTATCGTTAAACGCAAACATATATTTGCCTCAGCAAAGATTGCAAAGGCAAAGATGTCACAGGACCTTTCCTCGGATCGGCCAGCCCCGGATACGGGTGGCCCGTTCGATCCCGCCAGATACCAGATGAACGACAGCGTCGGCTACCTGATGCAGCGCGCCAAGAACATGCTGGCGCACGCGGTCGAACAGGAAGTCTGCGCACTCGACATCACCCACGCCCAGGCGAGCTGCCTGATGATGCTCGCCACCGGCCGCGCCTCCACGGTCACCGACCTCGGCCGCGAGCTGAACACAGACATGGGCTCGGTTACGCGCCTGCTCAGCCGCATGGAAAAGCGCGGCCTAATAGAGCGCCGCCGCCGCGATGCCGACCGGCGCGTGGTGGACCTGTCGCTGACCGCACAAGGCCAGGAGCTGGTCGAGCGCCTGCCGGCGATCTTCTGCAAGGTACTCGCCCACCACTTCCGCGGCTTTTCCGAGGACGAAGTGCAATTGCTGCGCAGCATGCTGCGCCGGGTCATCGACAACAACAGTGGGTAGTGGATGCGCAAGCCAGACCGCCAGGTCAACCGTACTCCGCATCCACCCGTAAAAAAGCATGGCTCCGCAACGGAGCAACATCATGAATCAAGCCCTCTCTTCCCAAGCTCCCACGCCGACGCGCTCGCGCCGGCTGGCGCGGCGCGCCGGCACGCTCGCGCTGACTGCCATCGCCGCCGCGGCGCTGGCCGGCTGCGCGGCCCTCGGCAATTCGCACAGCACCCAGACCATGGCCGACCCGGCCGCCATGGCGACTTCGCAAACCCTGCCTGACGAGCACGGCCAGTGGCCTTCGCAGGACTGGGTCGCACAATTCAAGGACCCGCAACTGAGCGCTCTGGTCGATGAAGCCGTCAAGGACAACCCAAGCCTGCAGGCAGCATTCGCACGCGTGGAGGCCTCGCGTGCCATGGCCGACGCCACCCGCAGTGCGCTCTACCCGCACCTGGAGTTCGAAGGCAGCCTGATCCGCCAGCGCTTCTCCGAGAAAGACCTGTTCGAAGGCACGCCGCTGGCGGGGTCGTGGCAGAACCAGTCGCGCCTGCAGGTGGGCCTGTCCTATGACTTCGACTTCTGGGGCAAGAACCGCGATGCGCTCGAAGCGGCGCTGTCCGACGACCGCGCCGCCGAGGCGGAAAGCCAGGCCTCGCGCCTGATTCTCGCCACCTCGATCGCCCGCAACTACGCCCGCCTGGCTGCGCTGTACGCGCAGCGCGACGTGGCCGAGCGCGCCATCGCGCAGCGCCGCGACCTGACCGACCTGTCGCGCCAGCGCCTGGCGGCCGGCCTGGATACCCAGGTCGAGACCACGCAAGCACGCGGCACGGTGGCAGCGTCGCAGACCGACCTGCAGCGCGTCGACGAAGAAATCGCGCTGGCGCGCAACCAGCTCGCCGCGCTGCTGGGCAAGGGTCCGGACCGCGGCCTGCAGATCCAGCGCCCGGTGCTGCTGGCGCAGCCCACGCCGACGCTGCCGGACAACCTGACCATCGGCCTGCTGGGCCGCCGCCCTGACCTGGTCGCGGCACGCTGGCGCGTGGAAGCGACGTCCAAGGACATCAACGTCGCCAAGAAAGAATTCCTGCCCGACGTCAGCCTGACCGCCTTCGCCGGCCTGGCCGCGCTGGATCCGTCCAACCTGCTGATGGGCATCAGCCGCACCTTCGGCATCGGCCCGACCATCCGCCTGCCGATCTTCGAAGGCGGCAGGCTGCGCGCCAACCTGAAGGGCAAGTACGCGGGCTACGACATCGCCGTGGCCAACTACAACCAGGCACTGGTTGATGCGCTGCGAGAAACCGCCGACACCATGACCAGCATCCGCAGCGTCGACCAGCAGATCCAGACGCAGCGTGAGGCGCTGGACCTGGCCGAGCACGCCTACGCGCTGGCAACCACGCGCTACAAGGCCGGGCTGGGCACGCAGCTGACCGTGCTCAACGCGGAAAGCAACGTGCTGCAGCAGCGCCGGCTCGCGACCGACCTGCAGGCGCGCCGCCTGGACCTGCAGATGGGCCTGATGAAGGCACTCGGCGGCGGCTACCAGGAGCCCGCTGAAGGCCACGACGGGCACGAGAGCCACGCGCAACAACAGAACAACACCCAGGCGGGCGCCCGCGGCTGATCCGCGCACCCAGTGATTGCAGACAAGATTCACCAGAGAACATCATGAGCAATAACCAGCAAGCGACCGGCACCAACGCCCCCCAACCGGCACCGGTCACGCCCAACAACAACGGCAAGCGCAAGCGC includes the following:
- a CDS encoding GTP-binding protein (K06207: typA, bipA; GTP-binding protein), whose protein sequence is MTRAIRNIAIIAHVDHGKTTLVDQLLRQAGTFRDNQQVAERVMDSNDLEKERGITILAKNCAVEYNGTHINIVDTPGHADFGGEVERVLSMVDGVLLLVDAVEGPMPQTRFVTRKALALGLKPIVVVNKIDRPGARPDWVINQTFDLFDKLGATDEQLDFPVIYASGLNGFAGLTEDVRDGDMKPLFETVLDKVPVRDDDRDGPLQLQIISLDYSSYVGKIGVGRISRGRARPLQDVVVKFGPEGNPIKGRINQVLKFQGLEREIVSEAEAGDIVLINGIEELGIGCTVCAPDAQDALPMLKVDEPTLTMNFCVNTSPLAGREGKFVTSRQLRERLDRELKSNVALRVADTGDDTIFEVSGRGELHLTILLENMRREGYELAVSRPRVVFKEIDGVKNEPYELLTVDVEDGHQGGVMEELGRRKGELLDMASDGKGRTRLEYRIPARGLIGFQGEFMTLTRGTGLISHIFDDYAPVREGGLGERHNGVLISQDDGDAVAYALWKLQDRGRMFVKPGDALYEGMIIGIHSRDNDLVVNPIKGKQLTNVRASGTDEAVRLVPPIQMSLEYAVEFIADDELVELTPKSIRLRKRHLKEHERKRASRESV
- a CDS encoding MarR family transcriptional regulator, translating into MSQDLSSDRPAPDTGGPFDPARYQMNDSVGYLMQRAKNMLAHAVEQEVCALDITHAQASCLMMLATGRASTVTDLGRELNTDMGSVTRLLSRMEKRGLIERRRRDADRRVVDLSLTAQGQELVERLPAIFCKVLAHHFRGFSEDEVQLLRSMLRRVIDNNSG
- a CDS encoding RND transporter, with product MNQALSSQAPTPTRSRRLARRAGTLALTAIAAAALAGCAALGNSHSTQTMADPAAMATSQTLPDEHGQWPSQDWVAQFKDPQLSALVDEAVKDNPSLQAAFARVEASRAMADATRSALYPHLEFEGSLIRQRFSEKDLFEGTPLAGSWQNQSRLQVGLSYDFDFWGKNRDALEAALSDDRAAEAESQASRLILATSIARNYARLAALYAQRDVAERAIAQRRDLTDLSRQRLAAGLDTQVETTQARGTVAASQTDLQRVDEEIALARNQLAALLGKGPDRGLQIQRPVLLAQPTPTLPDNLTIGLLGRRPDLVAARWRVEATSKDINVAKKEFLPDVSLTAFAGLAALDPSNLLMGISRTFGIGPTIRLPIFEGGRLRANLKGKYAGYDIAVANYNQALVDALRETADTMTSIRSVDQQIQTQREALDLAEHAYALATTRYKAGLGTQLTVLNAESNVLQQRRLATDLQARRLDLQMGLMKALGGGYQEPAEGHDGHESHAQQQNNTQAGARG